From a region of the Arachis ipaensis cultivar K30076 chromosome B09, Araip1.1, whole genome shotgun sequence genome:
- the LOC107617538 gene encoding LOW QUALITY PROTEIN: protein TSS-like (The sequence of the model RefSeq protein was modified relative to this genomic sequence to represent the inferred CDS: deleted 1 base in 1 codon) — protein MAPRSGKGKSNKAKTEKKKKEEKGCLPSLVDITVVTPYDSHIVLKGISTDKILDVRRLLAVKVETCHFTNYSLSHEVKGQRLNDRIEVVTLKPCLLRMVEEDYTEEAHAVAHVRRLLDIVACTTRFGKPKRGPLSPESKPKKNAKAQNQIKGGSSPPPTPNGEIRVGSPPAPAERGIPAISDSVGMVAIHPTPKLSDFYEFFSFSHLTPPILHLKKCELKSEEDRSKGDYFQLQVKICNGKVIEVVASEKGFYTVGKQSLQSHTLVDLLQQLSRGFANAYESLMKAFSEHNKFGNLPYGFRANTWLVPPSVAESPSNFPALPAQDESWGCNGGGQDRNGEYELRQWDLDFAVLASLPCKTEEERVVRDRKAFLLHSRFVDTSIFKAIKAIQHVMESNMKNESNSPSSILHEERVGDLSVVVKCDIRNRNGKYDSISNESSLHKEDAQKNLLKGLTADESVIVHDTSSLTSVVVHHCGYTATVRVVGNLNISKPNAHDIEIDDQPDGGANALNINSLRLLLHKHVDEPSEGTLSSPPNSDDLDNSKQLVWKVIQDCLEKITQETGVSRRFFRWELGSCWMQHLQKQENSADSSSKNKDDIKDVEQAVKGLGQQFKFLKRREKKESNLDGSDSSEQNDSNKVQQSNEESSSSAELEKLLSNDAFLRLKESGTGLHLKSVDELISMAHKYYDEIALPKLATDFGSLELSPVDGRTLTDFMHLRGLQMRSLGEVVKLAENLPHIQSLCIHEMITRAFKHLLKAVIASVDNVADLSAIIASTLNFLLGGSQTEDADQNLADDHNLRFKWLHIFLSKRFGWTLKDEFQHLRKLSILRGLCQKVGLELVSRDYDMESSKPFSKYDVISLVPVCKHVGCSSVDGRNLLESSKIALDKGKLEDAVNYGTKALAKMMTVCGPYHRTTASAYSLLAVVLYHTGDFNQATIYQQKALDINERELGLDHPDTMKSYGDLSVFYYRLQHIELALKYVNRALFLLHFTCGLSHPNTAATYINVAMMEEGMGNVHVALRYLHEALKCNKRLLGADHIQTAASYHAIAIALSLMEAYSLSVQHEQTTLKILQAKLGPEDLRTQDAAAWLEYFESKAIEQQEAAKNGTPKPDASIASKGHLSVSDLMDFISPDQDSKGNDTQRKQRRAKIVPLNDSHQEHDDGLAEDEGIIFDDSKDATSITKTVEEKNSTVIDSKELKENSGLTRHEPVTSEVVYETSSDEGWQEANSKGRSANPANRKFGHRKRPLLTKVSIDNYNFREGGYRNDTPSPPKKGSPKVTLATLSPSRQSKVRSQNSNEDFVSHPTKASMSKISSPPPSLSSLASKSISYKEVALAPPGTVLKPLLEKVERENNEAENESSTSSTVISTNEGTCQSSIVDSASKHDETQGTHETEIQQENCSSESEVSPVPDQVKPTETNGSKLSAAAKPFNPGMLSMSNHHLSIYDANVSQGMLVEPVLPPAAARVPCGPRSPLYYRTNYAFRMKHGFTKSHTPIRERTYGAPRIMNPHAPEFVPRNASQLDTGNANVSSEENKADEKFVKGKDSSLKSSISESEKSEIARQILLSFLVKSVQQNIDSVDESKASEGKHEKSENSSSDAIAKDSAIIKITYGDEENNKVPNSSDSEEPEDVSRKVNGDGEGFIVVTKRRKSKQKITNGVTELHNQQSICASVR, from the exons ATGGCCCCAAGGTCAGGAAAAGGGAAATCAAATAAAGCTAAgactgagaagaagaaaaaagaagagaaaggt TGTTTACCTTCTCTTGTTGACATAACTGTGGTTACTCCCTATGATTCACATATTGTATTGAAG GGTATCTCTACTGATAAGATACTTGATGTAAGGAGGCTATTGGCTGTGAAAGTGGAGACATGCCATTTTACAAACTATTCTCTATCTCATGAG GTTAAGGGTCAGAGATTAAATGACAGAATTGAAGTTGTTACCCTAAAGCCATGTCTTCTAAGAATGGTTGAAG AGGATTACACAGAGGAAGCTCATGCTGTTGCACACGTGCGGAGGCTGTTGGACATAGTGGCCTGCACAACAAGGTTCGGGAAGCCCAAACGAGGCCCATTAAGCCCAGAATCTAAGCCCAAGAAGAACGCTAAGGCCCAAAATCAGATTAAGGGAGGTTCGAGTCCACCGCCTACACCTAATGGCGAAATCCGTGTCGGATCTCCGCCGGCGCCGGCGGAGCGGGGTATTCCGGCGATATCAGATAGCGTTGGCATGGTGGCGATTCACCCAACGCCGAAGCTTTCAGATTTTTACgagttcttctctttctctcaccTCACTCCACCTATTCTAC ATTTGAAGAAATGTGAGCTGAAAAGTGAAGAAGATAGAAGTAAAGGAGACTACTTTCAGCTTCag GTTAAAATCTGCAATGGGAAGGTAATAGAAGTGGTGGCTTCAGAGAAAGGGTTTTATACTGTTGGAAAACAATCTCTGCAAAGTCACACTTTGGTTGATCTTCTGCAACAGCTAAGCCGAGGTTTCGCTAAT GCATATGAATCTTTAATGAAAGCTTTCTCGGAACATAACAAG TTTGGCAATCTTCCATATGGATTCCGAGCAAATACCTGGCTTGTCCCTCCATCTGTTGCCGAGTCACCTTCAAACTTTCCTGCCCTTCCTGCTCAGGATGAAAGCTGGGGTTGTAATGGTGGTGGCCAAGATAGAAATGGTGAATATGAGCTTAGACAATGGGATTTAGATTTTGCAGTATTGGCTTCTCTTCCATGCAAAACTGAAGAGGAGCGAGTGGTCCGAGATAGAAAAGCTTTCCTGCTGCACAGTCGATTTGTTGATACCTCGATATTCAAGGCCATCAAAGCAATACAGCATGTCATGGAATCCAATATGAAGAATGAATCAAATTCTCCAAGTTCGATTCTGCATGAAGAGCGCGTAGGAGACTTGTCAGTTGTTGTCAAATGTGATATTCGCAACAGAAATGGAAAGTATGATTCTATATCTAATGAATCCAGTCTGCATAAGGAGGATGCTCAGAAGAATTTGCTCAAAGGTTTGACTGCAGATGAAAGTGTAATTGTTCAT GATACATCTTCATTAACTTCTGTAGTTGTGCATCATTGTGGATATACTGCAACGGTAAGGGTCGTAGGTAACTTAAATATTAGCAAGCCTAATGCTCACGATATTGAAATAGACGATCAACCAGATGGAGGGGCAAATGCTCTTAACATCAACAG TTTGAGGCTACTGCTTCACAAACATGTAGACGAACCCTCAGAAGGAACTTTATCATCTCCACCAAATTCAGATGACTTAGATAACTCTAAGCAACTTGTCTGGAAGGTAATACAAGATTGCTTGGAAAAGATAACACAGGAGACGGGTGTTTCAAGGAGGTTTTTTAGATGGGAACTTGGTTCCTGTTGGATGCAACATCTGCAGAAACAAGAAAATTCAGCAGATAGTAGTTCCAAAAACAAAGACGACATCAAGGATGTTGAGCAAGCTGTTAAAGGTCTTGGAcagcaatttaaatttttaaagaggagggaaaagaaagaaagtaatcTCGATGGTTCAGATTCTAGTGAGCAAAATGATTCTAATAAAGTTCAGCAATCCAATGAAGAGTCAAGTAGCTCTGCTGAGTTGGAGAAACTACTTTCCAACGATGCATTTTTGCGTCTTAAAGAATCTGGAACTGGTCTCCATTTAAAG TCAGTGGATGAGCTAATCAGCATGGCACACAAGTATTATGACGAAATTGCTTTGCCAAAGCTG GCTACAGACTTCGGATCACTTGAACTTTCTCCAGTTGATGGTCGTACACTAActgattttatgcatttaagAGGACTGCAAATGCGATCTTTGGGTGAAGTG GTTAAACTTGCTGAGAATCTTCCACACATACAATCCCTTTGTATTCATGAGATGATTACTAGAGCCTTTAAGCATCTGCTTAAAGCTGTAATTGCCTCTGTTGACAATGTAGCAGACTTATCTGCCATCATTGCATCAACGCTGAATTTCTTACTCGGAGGATCTCAAACGGAGGATGCTGACCAAAATTTGGCTGATGACCATAATCTCAGATTTAAATGGTTACATATATTTTTGTCCAAAAGATTTGGATGGACACTAAAGGATGAATTTCAACATTTGAGGAAGTTGTCAATTCTCAGAGGGCTCTGTCAAAAG GTAGGATTGGAATTGGTATCAAGAGATTATGACATGGAATCCTCAAAGCCTTTCAGCAAATATGATGTTATCAGCCTAGTTCCTGTGTGCAAG CATGTAGGATGCTCCTCAGTTGACGGACGTAATTTATTGGAATCGTCAAAAATCGCTCTTGATAAAGGAAAGCTTGAGGATGCTGTAAATTATGGAACTAAG GCGCTGGCAAAGATGATGACTGTTTGTGGACCTTATCATCGAACTACGGCTAGTGCATACAGTCTTCTAGCTGTGGTTCTCTACCACACTGGAGATTTTAACCAG GCCACCATATATCAGCAGAAGGCCTTGGACATAAACGAGAGGGAGCTTGGGCTTGATCATCCTGACACAATGAAAAGCTATGGGGATCTTTCGGTCTTTTATTATCGTTTGCAGCACATTGAGCTTGCTCTGAA GTATGTCAACCGTGCTCTATTCCTTCTTCATTTTACGTGTGGGCTTTCCCATCCTAACACAGCTGCGACATATATAAATGTCGCGATGATGGAAGAGGGAATGGGAAATGTCCATGTGGCACTCAGATACTTGCATGAAGCTCTTAAATGCAACAAAAGATTGTTAGGAGCTGATCATATAcag ACTGCTGCTAGCTATCACGCCATTGCGATAGCACTTTCATTGATGGAAGCATATTCACTGAGTGTGCAACATGAACAAACTACACTCAAGATACTTCAAGCAAAGCTTGGACCTGAAGATCTTCGTACACAG GATGCGGCGGCATGGCTTGAATATTTCGAATCGAAAGCCATAGAGCAGCAAGAAGCGGCTAAAAATGGAACTCCAAAGCCGGATGCATCTATTGCAAGTAAAGGCCACCTTAG TGTGTCAGATCTCATGGATTTCATAAGTCCTGATCAAGACTCAAAAGGAAATGATACTCAGAGGAAACAACGTCGTGCAAAG ATAGTCCCACTGAATGATTCCCATCAAGAACATGATGATGGACTAGCAGAGGATGAGGGAATTATTTTTGATGACTCAAAAGATGCTACGAGTATTACAAAGACGGTGGAAGAAAAAAACAGCACAGTTATTGATTCCAAAGAACTAAAAGAAAATAGTGGTCTAACTAGGCATGAGCCAGTGACAAGTGAAGTAGTCTACGAGACATCGTCCGATGAAGGTTGGCAAGAAGCTAATTCAAAAGGGCGGTCTGCAAACCCAGCCAACCGCAAATTTGGACACAGAAAACGTCCTCTTTTGACAAAGGTCAGTATTGATAATTATAATTTTAGAGAAGGCGGTTACAGGAATGACACTCCTTCACCACCAAAGAAGGGATCTCCAAAAGTCACTTTAGCTACTCTGTCTCCATCTAGACAATCGAAAGTTCGCAGCCAGAATTCCAACGAGGATTTTGTTAGTCATCCTACAAAAGCTTCCATGTCCAAAATTTCGTCTCCTCCGCCGTCTCTAAGTTCCTTGGCTTCCAAGTCTATATCATACAAAGAAGTTGCGCTGGCACCACCAGGTACGGTTTTAAAGCCACTGTTGGAGAAAGTTGAGAGGGAAAATAATGAGGCCGAAAATGAGTCATCCACCAGTTCAACTGTGATATCAACAAATGAAGGAACTTGCCAAAGTTCCATAGTTGATTCAGCTTCAAAGCATGATGAAACTCAAGGAACTCATGAAACCGAAATTCAACAAGAAAATTGTTCCTCGGAATCTGAGGTTTCCCCTGTTCCAGATCAGGTAAAACCTACAGAAACTAATGGTAGTAAGCTTTCGGCCGCGGCAAAACCATTCAATCCAGGAATGTTGTCTATGTCAAACCACCATTTAAGCATATATGATGCTAATGTTAGCCAAGGCATGCTTGTTGAGCCTGTTCTTCCTCCTGCTGCTGCTAGAGTTCCTTGTGGTCCAAGATCACCTCTATATTATCGAACCAACTATGCGTTTCGCATGAAGCATGGTTTCACTAAAAGCCATACTCCTATCAGGGAAAGAACATATGGTGCTCCAAGAATCATGAATCCACATGCACCCGAGTTTGTTCCCAGAAATGCTTCTCAATTAGACACTGGCAATGCCAATGTTTCATCCGAAGAAAACAAGGCCGATGAGAAATTCGTCAAAGGCAAAGATAGTTCTCTGAAAAGCAGCATTTCTGAGTCCGAGAAGTCGGAGATAGCAAGGCAGATATTGCTCAGTTTTCTTGTGAAATCTGTTCAGCAGAACATTGATTCTGTGGATGAGTCGAAAGCTAGCGAAGGAAAGCATGAAAAGTCAGAGAACTCTTCTTCTGATGCAATAGCTAAAGACAGTGCTATCATAAAAATCACGTATGGGGATGAAGAAAATAACAAGGTTCCAAATTCCAGTGATAGTGAAGAGCCTGAGGATGTAAGTAGAAAAGTGAATGGAGATGGTGAAGGATTCATAGTTGTAACAAAGAGGAGGAAAAGCAAGCAAAAGATCACAAATGGGGTCACAGAATTGCACAACCAACAATCCATATGTGCTTCAGTTCGTTGA